The following proteins are encoded in a genomic region of Natrarchaeobius halalkaliphilus:
- a CDS encoding phosphoribosylanthranilate isomerase, translated as MTRVKICGLTGRNDLETVVDAGADAVGVIVDVPVNTPREITADRAADLVATAPPFVTTVLVTMDRGLEHAADLVERVEPDVLQLHADPETIDIAAVTDCVDSQLVLAVDTDDVSSAQRHDGDVDAFLVDTPAEDGGGGTGRTHDWNRTRTAIADLESPVILAGGLTPANVAEAVRAADPFAVDVASGVEADGGVKDPNAVRSFVECARRAHGAEPTPHSS; from the coding sequence ATGACGCGAGTGAAGATCTGCGGGTTGACCGGCCGCAACGACCTCGAGACGGTCGTCGACGCGGGTGCGGACGCGGTCGGCGTCATCGTCGACGTTCCCGTGAACACTCCTCGAGAGATCACGGCCGACCGGGCCGCGGACCTCGTGGCGACAGCGCCGCCGTTCGTGACGACGGTCCTCGTTACGATGGATCGGGGACTCGAGCACGCGGCCGATCTGGTCGAACGGGTCGAGCCGGACGTCCTCCAGCTCCACGCCGATCCCGAGACGATCGATATCGCGGCGGTGACCGACTGCGTCGACAGTCAGCTCGTCCTCGCCGTCGACACCGACGACGTCTCGAGCGCCCAACGCCACGACGGCGACGTTGACGCCTTCCTCGTCGATACGCCCGCCGAGGACGGCGGCGGTGGGACGGGGCGAACGCACGACTGGAACCGCACCCGGACGGCCATCGCAGACCTCGAGTCGCCGGTGATCCTCGCGGGCGGGCTCACGCCGGCGAACGTCGCCGAGGCGGTGAGGGCCGCCGATCCCTTCGCCGTCGACGTCGCAAGCGGCGTCGAGGCCGACGGTGGCGTCAAGGATCCGAATGCGGTGCGATCGTTCGTCGAGTGCGCACGACGCGCCCACGGCGCGGAAC
- the trpD gene encoding anthranilate phosphoribosyltransferase: MKEYIERVADGTDLTQADARAASTAVFEDATEAQIGALLAALRAKGEMEAEIAGFAEGMRDVARTISPDREPLVDTCGTGGDDYDTINVSTTSAIVAAGAGVPIAKHGNYSVSSSSGSADVLEEVGVNVEAEPPAVETAIDRDGIGFMLAPVFHPAMKAVIGPRKELGMRTIFNVLGPLTNPAGANAQVIGVYDADLVPVLADALARMDTDRALVVHGSGTDEIAVHGETTVAEVQGDRVEAYTVEPTDIGLDEHAISAIAGGSPEANAADLRGIVEGDVTGAKRDVILANAGAAIYLAGEADSLEEGAAVAREAIDSGGAATKLEQLRSAVPGLGGR, encoded by the coding sequence ATGAAGGAATACATCGAACGGGTGGCTGACGGAACCGACCTCACACAAGCCGACGCTCGGGCGGCCTCGACGGCCGTCTTCGAGGATGCGACGGAGGCACAGATCGGCGCGTTGCTCGCGGCGTTGCGCGCGAAAGGAGAAATGGAAGCCGAGATCGCGGGCTTTGCGGAGGGAATGCGCGATGTGGCGCGTACGATCTCGCCGGACCGAGAACCGCTGGTCGACACCTGCGGAACCGGTGGTGACGACTACGACACGATCAACGTTTCGACGACCAGCGCGATCGTCGCCGCCGGCGCGGGCGTTCCGATCGCGAAACACGGCAACTACTCGGTCTCGTCGTCCTCGGGCAGCGCGGATGTCCTCGAGGAAGTCGGCGTGAACGTCGAGGCGGAGCCGCCGGCCGTCGAGACGGCCATCGACCGTGATGGAATCGGGTTCATGCTCGCACCGGTCTTTCACCCGGCGATGAAAGCCGTCATCGGCCCCCGCAAGGAACTCGGCATGCGAACCATCTTCAACGTCCTGGGGCCGCTTACCAATCCCGCGGGCGCGAACGCACAGGTCATCGGCGTCTACGATGCAGATCTCGTTCCCGTCCTCGCGGACGCACTCGCCCGGATGGATACCGATCGTGCGCTCGTCGTCCACGGCTCGGGCACCGACGAGATCGCCGTTCACGGCGAGACGACCGTCGCCGAAGTCCAGGGGGACCGGGTCGAAGCGTACACCGTCGAACCGACCGATATCGGCCTCGACGAACACGCGATATCGGCCATTGCGGGCGGTTCACCCGAGGCCAACGCGGCCGATCTCCGCGGCATCGTCGAGGGCGACGTGACGGGCGCAAAACGCGACGTCATCCTCGCGAACGCCGGCGCTGCCATCTACCTCGCGGGCGAAGCCGATTCGCTCGAGGAAGGGGCGGCGGTCGCTCGCGAGGCGATCGACTCCGGCGGTGCGGCGACGAAGCTCGAGCAGCTCCGGAGTGCGGTTCCCGGACTGGGTGGACGATGA
- a CDS encoding DUF7501 family protein — protein sequence MSVNTTMNWVDPVTCPFCGDELASPGAGFVDHIDENGDCERGFDHWRENIAGDLAGEWSG from the coding sequence ATGTCGGTGAACACGACCATGAACTGGGTCGACCCGGTTACCTGTCCGTTCTGCGGCGACGAACTCGCCTCTCCCGGTGCTGGATTCGTCGATCATATCGACGAGAACGGCGACTGCGAACGCGGATTCGATCATTGGCGAGAGAACATCGCTGGAGATCTCGCCGGCGAATGGTCAGGCTAA
- a CDS encoding methyl-accepting chemotaxis protein, which yields MSDVSEPRQTSERPAETNGNPSIASRLVPDILRRRLITKVLVAVCAILLLTAAISTVFYFGISDQLEGQVDDQAEQTTELHASVLDQWFTDREDDLTEISQADVLTMDDSDRISTHLENQAYTNSFSELHLVEEGTGEVVGSSNRDAVGQNMFEHIPEETATRSSSFITAERYTNFDDDEVVAIGRQRVVMGDRILVAEFPPERAGPDLPQAVDGANTVVVTQDGEPVIGAGGVGSAVIEPGVDGIAESVDDEQVYSYLPSYQYSSAAGETLYVVTTTPTDAAFAVRDEVQTSFVVTIVLTGLVFVAVGLVGGRSVSADLNRLRDRAQRMEEGDLSVDLETGRIDEIGSLYHSFGTMRTSLREQIRAAQDARQESEAERERVQQLNDRLEDAATEYCAVMEAAAAGDLAVRADIETDNESMRTIGDEFNDMLDDIETTVADLQTFATQVAIASEQVTASSEEVRSASERVSESIQEISAGAERQNASLQQATGEMSTLSTTTEEIAASSNEVADLAARTANTGQTGQEAAQEALESMSETETEARQAVEEIRTLESEVGQIDDLIDRIQQIAEQTNMLALNANIEASRSASGRDGDGFGAVAQEIKELSSDAKAAANQIENRLESIRGQTVRSAEEVEATSARLEAAHEQVDRAVTALEEIAAYADETNVGVQEISAATEEQAATTQEVVAIVDEAATISEETTAEAESVAAATEEQTTALTEVSTSASQLTGQATRLSEALDHFETDVDESGGDTDGPVGDDRENDLADPEEETVDSEAKTTRAMSAATSPDRTDDRSDDTVDSDEENGPDERVDSDERQVGDSVGETENVFEFDDDAGNPDDS from the coding sequence ATGAGTGATGTGTCAGAACCACGGCAAACGTCGGAACGGCCAGCTGAAACGAACGGAAACCCATCGATCGCGTCGAGGCTCGTCCCCGATATACTCAGACGACGGCTCATTACGAAGGTTCTCGTCGCAGTCTGTGCGATTCTCCTGTTGACCGCAGCGATCAGCACGGTCTTTTACTTCGGGATCAGCGACCAGCTCGAGGGACAGGTCGACGACCAGGCCGAACAGACGACCGAACTCCACGCGAGCGTCCTCGATCAGTGGTTCACGGATCGTGAGGACGATCTGACCGAGATTTCGCAGGCGGACGTCCTGACGATGGACGATTCGGATCGAATATCGACACACCTCGAGAATCAGGCGTACACGAACAGTTTTTCCGAGCTACATCTCGTCGAGGAGGGAACGGGTGAGGTGGTCGGGAGTTCGAATCGGGACGCCGTTGGCCAGAACATGTTCGAACACATCCCCGAGGAGACGGCCACGCGGTCGTCTTCGTTCATCACGGCGGAGCGATACACCAACTTCGACGACGACGAGGTGGTCGCTATTGGGAGACAGCGCGTCGTTATGGGCGATCGGATACTCGTCGCTGAGTTCCCCCCTGAGAGGGCAGGACCGGACCTTCCCCAAGCGGTTGACGGGGCGAATACCGTTGTCGTCACTCAAGACGGTGAGCCAGTTATCGGTGCCGGCGGCGTCGGCTCGGCCGTTATCGAGCCCGGCGTCGACGGAATCGCCGAGAGCGTCGACGACGAGCAAGTCTATTCTTATCTGCCGAGCTACCAGTACTCGTCCGCTGCGGGCGAGACTCTGTACGTGGTGACGACGACGCCGACTGACGCCGCCTTCGCGGTGCGAGACGAGGTACAGACGAGTTTCGTGGTCACGATCGTGTTGACCGGGCTCGTGTTCGTCGCCGTCGGCCTCGTCGGCGGTCGGAGCGTTTCGGCGGATCTAAATCGTCTCCGAGATCGCGCACAGCGGATGGAAGAGGGAGACCTCTCTGTCGATCTCGAGACCGGTCGAATCGACGAAATCGGGTCGCTCTACCATAGTTTCGGGACGATGCGCACTTCACTTCGAGAACAGATACGAGCGGCACAGGACGCGCGTCAGGAGTCCGAAGCCGAACGCGAACGCGTCCAGCAACTCAACGATCGACTCGAGGACGCCGCCACGGAGTACTGTGCGGTGATGGAAGCCGCCGCTGCCGGCGACCTCGCCGTCCGAGCCGACATCGAAACGGACAACGAGTCCATGCGAACGATCGGTGACGAGTTCAACGACATGCTCGACGACATCGAAACCACCGTCGCAGATCTCCAGACGTTCGCAACGCAGGTCGCGATCGCCAGCGAACAGGTGACCGCTTCGAGCGAGGAAGTGCGTTCCGCGAGCGAGCGAGTCAGCGAATCGATCCAGGAAATCTCGGCCGGAGCAGAGCGACAGAACGCATCGCTCCAGCAGGCGACCGGCGAAATGTCCACCCTGTCGACGACGACCGAAGAGATCGCCGCCTCCTCGAACGAGGTCGCCGATCTCGCGGCACGAACGGCGAACACTGGGCAGACGGGACAGGAGGCCGCCCAAGAGGCCCTCGAGAGCATGTCCGAGACGGAAACCGAGGCGCGACAGGCCGTCGAGGAGATTCGAACGCTCGAGTCCGAAGTTGGCCAGATCGACGACCTGATCGATCGAATTCAGCAGATCGCAGAGCAGACGAACATGCTCGCGCTCAACGCCAACATCGAGGCCTCTCGATCCGCGAGCGGTCGGGACGGAGACGGGTTCGGCGCCGTCGCCCAGGAGATAAAGGAGCTGTCCAGCGACGCGAAAGCGGCCGCGAACCAGATCGAGAACCGACTGGAGAGTATCCGTGGGCAAACGGTTCGATCGGCCGAGGAGGTCGAAGCGACGAGCGCGCGACTCGAGGCGGCACACGAGCAGGTCGACCGGGCAGTCACGGCGCTCGAGGAGATCGCAGCGTACGCAGACGAGACGAACGTCGGGGTTCAGGAGATCTCTGCGGCGACCGAAGAACAGGCTGCGACCACACAGGAGGTCGTCGCGATCGTCGACGAGGCCGCGACGATCAGCGAGGAGACGACCGCCGAGGCCGAAAGCGTCGCCGCGGCGACCGAAGAGCAGACGACGGCGTTGACCGAAGTGTCGACCTCGGCGTCGCAACTCACCGGGCAGGCGACCAGGCTCTCTGAGGCACTGGATCACTTCGAAACCGACGTCGACGAGTCCGGTGGGGACACCGACGGTCCGGTGGGCGACGATCGGGAGAATGATCTGGCCGATCCGGAGGAGGAAACGGTCGATTCGGAGGCGAAAACGACTCGAGCGATGTCCGCAGCGACATCCCCGGATCGAACCGACGACCGATCGGACGATACCGTCGATTCTGACGAAGAAAACGGTCCCGACGAGCGCGTCGACTCCGACGAACGGCAGGTGGGCGACTCCGTAGGGGAGACGGAGAACGTCTTCGAGTTCGACGACGACGCCGGTAACCCCGACGACTCGTAG
- a CDS encoding HEWD family protein: MSTDLRTPTARVCERCGRAEYWDDELEAWQIDHEDGEKQVGNPHCLHEWDINGTFNPVLEE; this comes from the coding sequence ATGAGTACGGACCTCCGAACACCGACTGCCCGCGTCTGCGAGCGGTGCGGTCGGGCCGAGTACTGGGACGACGAACTCGAGGCCTGGCAGATCGACCACGAAGACGGTGAAAAGCAGGTCGGAAACCCGCACTGCCTCCACGAGTGGGATATCAACGGAACGTTCAATCCCGTCCTCGAGGAGTGA
- the cutA gene encoding divalent-cation tolerance protein CutA: protein MTTVYITAPPEEAERIARVLVEERLAACVNRIPTTSTYRWDGEIHHDDEVVLLAKTTDTVYAELENRVLEIHPHEVPCIERFDESHALESFAEWRGEVTQPSSGESD, encoded by the coding sequence ATGACGACGGTCTACATCACGGCTCCGCCCGAGGAGGCCGAGCGCATCGCACGGGTACTCGTAGAAGAACGACTCGCAGCTTGCGTCAACAGGATACCGACGACCTCCACGTACCGCTGGGACGGTGAGATACACCACGACGACGAGGTCGTGTTACTCGCGAAAACGACTGACACGGTCTACGCCGAACTCGAGAACCGCGTCCTCGAGATCCACCCACACGAGGTTCCGTGTATCGAGCGCTTCGACGAGAGTCACGCCCTCGAGTCGTTCGCTGAGTGGCGAGGCGAGGTCACCCAGCCGAGCAGCGGTGAGAGTGACTGA
- a CDS encoding 50S ribosomal protein L11, translating to MAGTIEVLVPGGQANPGPPLGPELGPTPVDVQAVVQQINDQTAAFDGTEVPVTVEYDDDGSFDIDVGVPPTAALVKDEADFETGSGEPQKDFVADLSVDQVKTIAEQKHPDLLAYDTKNAAKEVVGTCASMGVTIEGDDAREFKAKVDAGEYDETLA from the coding sequence ATGGCTGGAACCATCGAAGTGCTCGTTCCGGGTGGCCAGGCCAACCCTGGCCCACCGCTCGGTCCCGAGCTCGGACCCACACCCGTCGACGTACAGGCGGTCGTACAGCAGATCAACGACCAGACAGCGGCGTTCGACGGAACCGAAGTGCCGGTAACCGTCGAGTACGACGACGACGGCTCGTTCGATATCGACGTCGGCGTTCCCCCGACGGCCGCACTCGTCAAGGACGAAGCGGACTTCGAGACCGGAAGCGGTGAGCCCCAGAAGGATTTCGTCGCGGATCTGTCCGTCGATCAGGTGAAAACGATCGCAGAACAAAAACACCCCGACCTGCTCGCTTACGACACGAAAAACGCTGCAAAGGAAGTCGTCGGTACCTGTGCCTCGATGGGAGTTACCATCGAAGGCGACGATGCTCGCGAGTTCAAAGCAAAGGTCGACGCGGGCGAGTACGACGAGACGCTCGCATAA
- a CDS encoding 50S ribosomal protein L1, whose product MADSDIETAVARALEDSPDRNFTETVDLAINLRDLDLNEPSNRVDESVVLPGGTGQDTRIVVIAEGETGVRAEEAADDVLSESDVADLDDDEAKDMADETDFFIAEEAMMQDIARHLGTILGPRGKMPDPLSPDDDVVETVNRLKSTVQIRSGDRRTFHTLVGAEDMNAEDIADNIDVILRRLHADLEKGPQNIDGVFVKTTMGPSVEVV is encoded by the coding sequence ATGGCAGATTCGGATATCGAAACCGCAGTGGCTCGCGCACTCGAGGATTCGCCGGACCGGAACTTTACCGAGACGGTCGACCTCGCGATCAATCTGCGCGACCTTGATTTGAACGAACCGTCGAATCGTGTTGACGAGTCCGTCGTCCTACCGGGTGGAACCGGTCAGGACACGCGGATCGTCGTGATTGCCGAGGGAGAAACCGGAGTCCGCGCCGAAGAGGCTGCGGACGACGTGCTCTCGGAGAGCGATGTGGCAGATCTCGACGACGACGAGGCCAAGGATATGGCCGACGAGACGGACTTCTTCATCGCTGAAGAGGCGATGATGCAAGACATCGCCCGGCACCTGGGTACCATTCTCGGTCCCCGGGGGAAGATGCCGGATCCGCTCTCGCCCGACGACGACGTCGTCGAGACCGTCAACCGGCTCAAAAGTACCGTGCAGATTCGCTCCGGCGACCGACGAACGTTCCACACGCTCGTCGGTGCCGAGGATATGAACGCTGAGGACATAGCCGACAACATCGACGTCATCCTGCGTCGTCTGCACGCTGACCTCGAGAAGGGGCCACAGAACATCGACGGCGTCTTCGTCAAGACGACGATGGGGCCGTCCGTAGAGGTGGTCTAA
- a CDS encoding 50S ribosomal protein L10, which produces MSAQAERKTENLPQWKKEEVEELQNLIDDYESVGVVGITGIPSKQLQDMRRGLHGTAVVRVSRNTLQVHALEDAGLDDLVTHVEGQVGLVATDDNPFTLYKELEASKTPAPINEGEVAPNDIVIPEGDTGVDPGPFVGDLQGIGANARIEDGSIQVMEDSTVLEAGGEVSVDLANVLNELGIEPKEVGLDLRAVIADGVLFDPDDLDIDVEAYESDVSTAVARARNLSVNASYPTATTASTLIAKATGEAKSLGLHAAIEDEELMPDLVSKADAQLRALAAQIDDEEALPEELQNLEAPVPAAGDADEVEDESADDQDEAEADEADETDDEDDDEDDGDGAEGLGAMFG; this is translated from the coding sequence ATGAGCGCACAGGCTGAACGCAAGACCGAAAACCTTCCACAGTGGAAAAAAGAGGAGGTCGAGGAGCTTCAGAACCTCATCGACGACTACGAGAGCGTCGGCGTCGTCGGAATCACCGGTATCCCCTCGAAGCAGCTTCAGGACATGCGCCGTGGACTCCACGGAACCGCCGTGGTACGAGTCAGTCGTAACACGCTGCAGGTCCACGCGCTCGAGGACGCCGGCCTCGACGACCTCGTCACGCACGTCGAGGGACAGGTCGGACTCGTCGCGACCGACGACAACCCCTTCACGCTCTATAAGGAACTCGAGGCGTCGAAGACGCCCGCTCCGATCAACGAGGGCGAAGTCGCTCCGAACGACATCGTCATCCCCGAGGGTGACACGGGCGTCGATCCGGGGCCGTTCGTCGGTGACCTTCAGGGAATCGGTGCGAACGCACGCATCGAGGACGGTTCGATTCAGGTCATGGAGGATTCGACGGTCCTGGAGGCCGGCGGAGAAGTCTCTGTCGACCTGGCGAACGTCCTCAACGAACTCGGTATCGAGCCCAAGGAAGTCGGACTCGATCTTCGCGCCGTCATCGCTGACGGCGTGCTCTTCGATCCCGATGATCTCGACATCGACGTCGAGGCCTACGAAAGCGACGTTTCGACGGCTGTTGCCCGCGCTCGGAACCTCTCGGTCAACGCGAGTTACCCGACCGCGACGACGGCTTCGACGCTCATCGCCAAGGCGACGGGCGAGGCCAAGAGCCTCGGCCTGCACGCGGCGATCGAAGACGAAGAGCTCATGCCCGACCTCGTCAGCAAGGCCGACGCACAGCTTCGTGCGCTTGCGGCCCAGATCGACGACGAGGAGGCGCTCCCCGAAGAGCTCCAGAACCTCGAGGCACCCGTCCCGGCGGCGGGAGACGCCGACGAGGTCGAAGACGAATCGGCTGACGACCAAGACGAAGCAGAGGCCGACGAAGCCGACGAAACCGATGACGAAGACGATGACGAAGACGACGGCGACGGCGCGGAAGGTCTCGGTGCGATGTTCGGATAA
- the rpl12p gene encoding 50S ribosomal protein P1, which produces MEYVYAALILNETGEEINEDNLTDVLDAAGVDVEESRVKALVAALEDVDIDEAVSEAAAVPAAGAAAGGAAAAADDGEDDDGDAEETSDVPDTTDDDEDDEDDDAGGEGLGELFG; this is translated from the coding sequence ATGGAATACGTTTACGCTGCACTCATCCTGAACGAAACGGGCGAAGAGATCAACGAAGACAACCTGACGGACGTACTGGACGCTGCTGGCGTCGACGTCGAAGAGTCCCGAGTCAAGGCGCTCGTCGCCGCACTCGAGGACGTCGACATCGACGAGGCAGTCTCCGAGGCCGCCGCCGTCCCTGCCGCTGGAGCCGCTGCAGGCGGTGCTGCCGCCGCAGCCGACGACGGCGAAGACGACGACGGCGACGCAGAGGAGACGAGCGACGTCCCGGACACGACGGACGACGACGAAGACGACGAAGACGACGATGCCGGCGGCGAGGGCCTCGGCGAGCTCTTCGGCTAA
- a CDS encoding tripartite tricarboxylate transporter permease: MAVAPVEFVVDPTLSIQLLAWILAGSFLGSLSGLVPGLHANNFALLLAGFAVSIPGPPLFVGCGMLAAGVVHTFLNAVPAMALGVPDAEMAVTALPGHRMVLEGRGYEAIRLSALGSILAVLAAVPLAVPVTWAVTTAYPTIRSNLPLVLAVVVVALVASEQTWRGRFGGLLSFGLAAVLGALTLDLSPDAPLEAGGMLAPLFAGLFGAPVLIDAMVGNGIPRQDGDAITVSRRLVGATALAGALAGAVVGYIPGISAAIAAVAVLVFVPGDSGDRGYIVATSGVDTANTIFALFALVAIGQPRTGVMVAFESVNAPLEIPILLVGVIVAGLIGFALVIVVGETYLELVGKTSYWKISIVVLGLLFGLSYLFTGALGIAVFVAAATIGMVPVRLRARRVHLMGVLIGPLMFGL; encoded by the coding sequence ATGGCCGTCGCTCCAGTCGAGTTCGTCGTCGACCCGACGCTCTCGATTCAGTTGCTCGCCTGGATACTTGCCGGTTCGTTCCTCGGAAGTCTAAGCGGCCTCGTGCCGGGGCTCCACGCCAACAACTTCGCGCTCTTGCTCGCGGGGTTTGCCGTATCGATCCCCGGACCGCCGCTTTTCGTCGGCTGTGGGATGCTCGCAGCCGGCGTCGTTCACACCTTTCTCAACGCCGTTCCGGCCATGGCGCTTGGCGTTCCCGACGCCGAGATGGCCGTCACGGCGCTTCCGGGCCACCGGATGGTACTCGAGGGGCGTGGCTACGAGGCGATCCGGCTTTCGGCGCTGGGTAGCATTCTCGCCGTCCTCGCCGCCGTTCCGCTCGCCGTCCCGGTCACGTGGGCCGTTACGACGGCGTATCCCACGATCAGATCGAACCTTCCGCTCGTACTGGCGGTGGTCGTCGTCGCACTCGTGGCCTCGGAGCAGACGTGGCGCGGTCGGTTCGGTGGGCTGCTCTCGTTCGGACTCGCGGCCGTACTGGGCGCGCTGACGCTCGATCTCTCGCCCGACGCACCGCTCGAGGCGGGCGGGATGTTGGCCCCGCTGTTCGCCGGACTGTTCGGCGCGCCGGTGTTGATCGACGCGATGGTCGGAAACGGCATTCCGCGACAGGATGGCGACGCGATCACGGTATCCCGTCGTCTCGTCGGTGCCACGGCGCTGGCCGGTGCGCTCGCCGGAGCGGTCGTCGGGTACATTCCGGGAATCTCCGCCGCGATCGCCGCCGTTGCGGTCCTCGTCTTCGTACCGGGTGACTCCGGCGATCGCGGATACATCGTCGCGACCAGCGGCGTCGACACGGCCAATACGATTTTTGCCCTGTTCGCGCTGGTAGCCATCGGGCAGCCACGAACTGGAGTGATGGTCGCGTTCGAAAGCGTTAACGCACCGCTCGAGATTCCGATCTTGCTCGTCGGCGTGATAGTCGCCGGTCTCATCGGATTCGCGCTGGTGATCGTGGTCGGGGAAACGTATCTCGAACTCGTCGGAAAAACGTCGTACTGGAAGATTTCGATCGTCGTTCTCGGACTGTTGTTCGGACTTTCGTATCTGTTCACCGGAGCGCTCGGAATCGCCGTGTTCGTCGCTGCAGCCACGATCGGCATGGTTCCGGTTCGATTGCGAGCGAGACGCGTGCATCTGATGGGCGTGCTGATCGGTCCGTTGATGTTCGGGCTGTGA
- a CDS encoding cupredoxin domain-containing protein — MTTFNGNRRTFLKAAGAATATALVAGCSDNGNGNGNGNGNGNGDGEGVEIEPGTEILFDGQMSGWEGLEPAEIEGDVNPTLILQEGESYEIGWTEGDDNFHNIEIRDDGGDVVDDLETEEVDDPDDDQILEFEASGEMAEYVCDPHPNSMVGELIVE, encoded by the coding sequence ATGACCACATTCAATGGTAACCGACGAACGTTTCTGAAGGCAGCAGGTGCAGCGACCGCGACCGCACTCGTCGCTGGCTGTAGCGACAACGGGAACGGCAACGGGAACGGCAACGGGAACGGCAATGGGGACGGCGAGGGCGTCGAGATCGAGCCCGGTACGGAGATCCTCTTCGACGGGCAAATGTCCGGCTGGGAAGGCCTCGAGCCGGCCGAAATCGAAGGCGACGTGAATCCGACGCTGATCCTTCAGGAGGGCGAAAGCTACGAGATCGGCTGGACGGAAGGCGACGACAACTTCCACAACATCGAGATCCGCGACGACGGCGGCGACGTGGTCGACGACCTCGAAACCGAAGAGGTCGACGACCCCGACGACGACCAGATCCTCGAGTTCGAAGCCAGCGGCGAGATGGCCGAGTACGTCTGCGATCCGCACCCGAACTCGATGGTCGGCGAGCTCATCGTCGAGTAA
- a CDS encoding thioredoxin family protein — translation MVLKESDTVLDEGDAPPAFELEGTDERTYTLVDFANDEALLLVFTCNHCPYAKAKFDLMNELAAEYDDVSVVGINPNDATEKPDDSIERMRDLVDDGTIAFDVYLRDESQSVAREYGAVCTPDPFLFANDDGQFRLVYQGRLDDALNPDDEPTRYHVREAIDAILAGENVDLEWQPSQGCSIKWSEE, via the coding sequence ATGGTACTCAAAGAGTCCGACACAGTACTGGATGAGGGAGATGCGCCGCCGGCGTTCGAACTCGAGGGCACCGACGAACGAACCTATACGCTCGTGGACTTCGCGAACGACGAGGCTCTCTTGCTCGTCTTTACGTGCAATCACTGTCCCTACGCGAAAGCCAAGTTCGACCTCATGAACGAACTCGCAGCCGAGTACGACGACGTCTCGGTCGTCGGTATCAATCCGAACGACGCGACGGAGAAGCCGGACGATTCCATAGAACGGATGCGAGACCTCGTCGACGACGGAACGATCGCCTTCGACGTCTATCTCCGGGACGAGAGCCAATCGGTCGCGCGCGAGTACGGCGCGGTGTGTACGCCCGATCCGTTCTTGTTCGCCAACGACGACGGACAGTTCCGACTCGTCTATCAGGGCCGACTGGACGACGCTCTCAATCCCGACGACGAACCCACTCGATATCACGTCCGCGAAGCGATCGACGCAATCCTCGCCGGCGAGAACGTCGATCTCGAGTGGCAGCCCTCGCAGGGCTGTTCGATCAAGTGGTCGGAGGAGTAG